Proteins found in one Candidatus Dormiibacterota bacterium genomic segment:
- a CDS encoding HAD-IA family hydrolase — MSDTPIKAVVFDLLGVLITSQHPMGQPLLLELASSLRKAGYKIGILSNLQPSDQLQKDCAQLFEQFNVVIFSGETGLVKPDPESYISAAEQLGCRPEEVLMIDDAAENTEGAKRAGCQAILYRTESQLRSDLKASGLPLG; from the coding sequence ATGTCTGATACGCCAATAAAAGCCGTGGTTTTTGATCTATTAGGGGTGCTCATCACCAGCCAGCATCCCATGGGCCAACCGCTATTACTTGAGCTGGCTAGCAGCTTACGCAAAGCAGGTTATAAAATCGGGATTCTCTCTAATCTCCAGCCCAGCGATCAGCTTCAGAAAGACTGCGCCCAGCTATTTGAGCAGTTCAACGTAGTAATCTTTTCTGGTGAGACGGGCCTAGTTAAACCCGACCCAGAGAGCTATATTTCTGCCGCGGAACAGTTGGGCTGCAGGCCAGAAGAGGTTCTAATGATTGACGACGCAGCAGAAAACACCGAGGGGGCAAAGAGGGCGGGGTGCCAGGCTATCTTATATCGCACAGAATCCCAATTACGGAGCGACCTTAAGGCGTCTGGACTACCCCTCGGCTAG
- a CDS encoding DNA recombination protein RmuC, producing the protein MDTTLVLVILIAVMAIGFAGIALFVNSKLGGLKNDTALGLIKQDFQGMHERLDKAATVFGGLQQELGRMQELGRSMRDIQDALKSPKLRGNIGEQMMAEMLSQQIPKGNFKLQHAFRSGEKVDAVIKTRNGLIPIDSKFPAENFLKYVQSKDEAEKKRLHKDFVADVKKHIQAISTKYIQPAEGTVDFAFMYVPGENVFYHIISQTDLYEFGATQRVILVSPQSFYHYLGTVLLSLEGELIEQKAKEVMSYLKGIQGDARKFDTELTLVSKHLTNAKNAADSAVNSYAKLSGKIDSANQLSLGDVRPRKLSAETEKPKEETLV; encoded by the coding sequence ATGGATACGACCTTAGTCCTCGTGATATTAATAGCCGTCATGGCAATCGGCTTTGCTGGCATAGCCCTGTTTGTTAACAGTAAGCTGGGCGGACTAAAGAACGACACAGCCCTGGGGCTGATAAAGCAAGATTTTCAGGGCATGCATGAGCGGTTAGATAAGGCCGCTACTGTTTTCGGCGGTTTACAGCAAGAGCTTGGGCGTATGCAGGAGCTGGGCCGCAGCATGCGCGACATTCAGGATGCCCTGAAATCCCCCAAGCTAAGGGGTAATATTGGCGAGCAGATGATGGCAGAGATGCTGAGCCAGCAGATACCAAAGGGCAATTTTAAGCTGCAGCATGCTTTCCGCTCGGGAGAGAAAGTCGATGCTGTTATAAAAACCCGGAACGGCTTAATACCGATCGATTCTAAATTCCCAGCCGAGAACTTCCTTAAATACGTTCAGTCAAAGGATGAGGCAGAAAAGAAGCGCCTACATAAGGATTTCGTGGCAGATGTAAAAAAGCATATTCAGGCGATATCAACCAAGTACATCCAGCCGGCCGAGGGTACTGTAGACTTCGCGTTTATGTACGTACCAGGGGAGAATGTTTTTTATCACATTATCAGCCAAACCGATCTGTACGAGTTCGGAGCCACCCAGCGTGTAATTCTTGTTTCCCCCCAGAGTTTCTACCACTACCTAGGTACTGTACTGCTTAGCCTGGAGGGGGAGTTGATTGAACAGAAGGCTAAGGAGGTAATGAGCTACCTCAAGGGCATTCAGGGTGACGCGCGTAAGTTTGATACCGAGCTGACCTTAGTAAGTAAACATCTGACCAATGCCAAAAACGCGGCCGATTCAGCCGTTAATTCCTATGCTAAACTGAGCGGTAAGATCGATTCAGCCAACCAATTGAGCCTGGGCGACGTACGTCCTCGTAAATTGTCGGCTGAAACCGAGAAACCTAAAGAGGAGACATTGGTGTGA
- the trpS gene encoding tryptophan--tRNA ligase — protein sequence MGVKRLFSGIQPSGEVHLGNYLGAIKNWVELQEDNKLMLCVVDLHAITVPQDPNALRAGSIDLARMLIACGINPDKTIIFKQSDVAAHSELAWILSTITSMGELNRMTQFKDKSKKGDSSKASVGLFTYPVLQAADVLLYDINAVPVGEDQKQHLELMRDLAERFNKRYGQTFVVPEAKISNLGARVMGLDNPEVKMSKSAGPNNYIGLLDSPEQVQKKVSRAVTDSKEGITADPARRGLYNLLVIEAALNGTTVEEEAREQKFKGFADYKNHVAEVVTTVLKPIQGKYRSITEKEVSDILKQGAVQANEAADKKLQHVKKAIGLL from the coding sequence ATTGGTGTGAAGCGTTTATTTTCTGGAATCCAGCCTTCTGGCGAGGTGCATCTGGGCAACTATCTGGGCGCAATTAAAAATTGGGTAGAGCTTCAGGAGGATAATAAACTGATGCTGTGCGTAGTGGATCTGCATGCCATTACCGTGCCGCAGGATCCGAATGCGTTGCGCGCAGGTTCAATCGACTTAGCCCGAATGCTTATAGCCTGCGGTATTAATCCTGATAAGACAATAATATTCAAGCAATCAGATGTTGCGGCGCATAGTGAACTGGCTTGGATTCTGAGCACTATTACCTCCATGGGTGAGCTAAACCGCATGACGCAGTTTAAGGATAAAAGCAAAAAGGGCGATAGCTCAAAGGCCAGCGTAGGATTGTTTACATACCCCGTGCTACAGGCAGCTGATGTATTACTTTATGACATCAATGCGGTGCCGGTAGGCGAGGATCAAAAGCAGCATCTTGAGCTAATGCGTGATTTAGCAGAACGTTTCAACAAGCGATATGGCCAGACCTTTGTGGTGCCTGAGGCTAAAATAAGCAATCTGGGCGCCAGAGTAATGGGGCTGGATAATCCCGAGGTAAAGATGAGCAAGAGTGCCGGGCCGAACAACTACATTGGCCTGCTAGATTCTCCTGAGCAGGTTCAAAAGAAGGTCAGCCGGGCGGTGACTGATTCTAAGGAGGGGATTACGGCCGACCCAGCTCGCCGTGGCCTTTATAACCTGCTTGTAATTGAAGCGGCGCTTAACGGTACTACCGTGGAAGAAGAAGCGAGGGAGCAGAAATTCAAGGGATTTGCTGACTATAAGAACCATGTAGCCGAAGTGGTTACTACGGTGTTAAAGCCAATACAAGGCAAATACAGGAGCATAACTGAAAAAGAAGTGTCAGATATCCTAAAGCAGGGTGCCGTTCAGGCTAACGAAGCCGCTGATAAAAAACTACAACATGTCAAAAAAGCTATAGGTTTGCTGTAA